A single region of the Oryzias latipes chromosome 19, ASM223467v1 genome encodes:
- the wipi1 gene encoding WD repeat domain phosphoinositide-interacting protein 1: protein MESQDAPESPGLHRGFICASFNQDTTSLSVGTKTGYRLFSVTAVDKLECIHEGAECPDIYIVERLFSSSLVVVVSLSMPRRMNVYHFKKGTEICNYSYSNNILSVRLNRQRLVVCLEESIYIHNIRDMKLLKTLLNTPVNPSGLCALSVNQSNSYLAYPGSATMGEITIYDANNLSTVTLIQAHDSPLAALTFNASGSKLASASEKGTVIRVFSIPEGQKLFEFRRGMKRYVSISSLSFSADAQFLCASSNTETVHIFKLEQHSPSQDEESPTWSAYVGKMFTAASTYLPTHVSDMMHQDRAFATVRLNMFGLKNICALATIQKLPRLLAASSDGFLYIYNVDPQDGGECVLVQKHRLFETSGEQDEPEEEESPEDVCPQPASQSYAATVALPSTPPSSTTLIGYSEDGGAQKGEVIPEHELAESPICLDDENEFPPVSSN, encoded by the exons ATGGAGTCCCAGGACGCGCCGGAGAGCCCCGGACTACACCGAGGCTTCATCTGTGCCTCGTTCAACCAAGACACCAC TTCCTTGTCTGTGGGCACCAAAACTGGTTACCGGCTCTTTTCTGTCACAGCGGTGGACAAACTGGAATGCATCCACGAGGGAG CGGAATGTCCGGACATCTACATTGTGGAGCGGCTGTTCTCCAGCAGCTTGGTGGTGGTGGTCAGTCTGTCCATGCCCAGGAGAATGAATGTTTACCACTTCAAGAAGGGCACAGAGATCTGTAACTACAGCTACTCCAACAACATCCTCTCTGTCAGGCtcaacagacag CGGCTTGTGGTATGCCTGGAAGAGTCCATCTACATCCATAACATCAGAGACATGAAACTGCTCAAGACCCTCCTCAACACCCCCGTCAACCCATCAG GCTTGTGTGCACTTTCTGTCAACCAGAGTAACTCCTACCTGGCGTACCCCGGCAGTGCCACCATGGGAGAGATAACCATCTACGATGCCAACAACCTG aGCACAGTGACTCTGATCCAGGCTCACGACAGCCCTCTGGCAGCCCTCACATTCAACGCCTCTGGCTCTAAACTAGCCAGCGCATCAGAGAAG ggcACTGTAATCAGAGTCTTCAGCATTCCTGAAGGTCAGAAGCTGTTTGAATTTCGACGAGGGATGAAGAG ATATGTTAGCATCAGCTCGCTGTCCTTCAGTGCAGACGCTCAGTTCCTGTGTGCGTCCAGCAACACGGAGACCGTCCACATATTCAAGCTAGAGCAGCACAGCCCCAG TCAAGACGAAGAATCTCCAACATGGTCAGCATACGTTGGCAAAATGTTCACCGCGGCCAGCACCTACCTGCCCACCCACGTGTCGGACATGATGCACCAGGACCGAGCGTTTGCCACTGTACGTCTCAACATGTTTGGCTTGAAGAACATTTGTGCTCTTGCTAC AATTCAGAAACTTCCCAGACTGCTGGCGGCGTCCTCAGACGGGTTTCTTTACATCTATAACGTGGATCCCCAGGATGGAGGCGAGTGTGTCCTCGTTCAGAAACACAG ACTCTTTGAAACCAGCGGGGAGCAAGATGAACCAGAGGAAGAAGAGAGCCCAGAGGATGTCTGTCCACAGCCAGCCAGTCAGTCTTACGCCGCCACTGTGGCGCTCCCATCGACCccgccatcatccaccactctCATAG gctATTCTGAAGACGGTGGAGCCCAGAAGGGAGAAGTTATCCCAGAGCACGAACTGGCTGAAAGCCCCATTTGTCTGGATGACGAAAATGAGTTTCCTCCAGTTAGTAGTAACTAA
- the prkar1a gene encoding cAMP-dependent protein kinase type I-alpha regulatory subunit — protein MASGSTSSEEERSLRECEQYVQKHNIQQLLKDCIVQLCTSRPDRPMAFLREYFERLEKEEAKQIQNQQKAGSSRSDSRDEEVSPPMNPVVKGRRRRGAFSAEVYTEEDAASYVRKVIPKDYKTMAALAKAIEKNVLFAHLDDNERSDIFDAMFPVTYIAGETVILQGDEGDNFYVIDQGEMDVYVNNEWVTSIGEGGSFGELALIYGTPRAATVKAKTNVKLWGIDRDSYRRILMGSTLRKRKMYEEFLRKVSILESLDKWERLTVADALEPVQFEDGQKIVVQGEPGDEFFIILEGSAAVLQRRSEHEEFVEVGRLGPSDYFGEIALLMNRPRAATVVARGPLKCVKLDRPRFERVLGPCSDILKRNIQQYNSFVSLSV, from the exons atggcatctggaagcaCGAGCAGCGAGGAGGAGCGGAGTCTGAGGGAGTGTGAGCAGTACGTGCAGAAACACAACATCCAGCAGTTGCTGAAGGACTGCATTGTCCAGCTGTGCACCTCCAGGCCCGACAGGCCCATGGCTTTCCTCCGGGAGTACTTCGAGAGGCTGGAGAAG GAGGAGGCCAAGCAGATTCAGAACCAGCAGAAGGCCGGCAGTTCTCGCTCGGACTCGCGTGACGAGGAGGTGTCTCCCCCCATGAACCCTGTGGTGAAGGGTCGCAGGCGAAGAGGAGCCTTCAGCGCAGAGGTGTACACAGAGGAGGATGCAGCGTCGTATGTCAGAAAG GTCATTCCTaaagactacaaaacaatggcTGCTCTGGCTAAAGCTATAGAAAAGAATGTTCTCTTTGCACATCTGGATGACAATGAGAGGAG TGACATTTTTGACGCAATGTTTCCAGTCACCTATATTGCTGGAGAAACCGTTATTCTTCAAG GTGACGAAGGTGACAATTTCTACGTCATCGACCAAGGAGAAATGGAC GTGTACGTGAACAACGAATGGGTGACCAGCATTGGCGAAGGAGGAAGCTTCGGAGAACTGGCGCTGATCTACGGCACCCCCAGAGCGGCCACGGTCAAAGCCAAGACCAACGTGAAGCTGTGGGGCATCGACAGAGACAGCTACCGGAGAATACTCATG GGAAGCACTTTGAGAAAGAGGAAGATGTACGAAGAGTTCCTCAGGAAAGTCTCCATTTTAG AGTCTCTCGACAAGTGGGAGCGTCTGACAGTCGCCGATGCCTTGGAACCGGTCCAGTTTGAGGATGGACAAAAGATCGTGGTGCAGGGAGAGCCTGGAGACGAGTTCTTCATCATCTTGGAG GGTTCTGCAGCCGTTTTGCAGCGCCGCTCGGAGCACGAGGAGTTTGTTGAAGTGGGGAGATTAGGCCCTTCGGATTACTTTG GTGAGATCGCTCTGCTGATGAACCGGCCCCGCGCCGCCACCGTGGTCGCCCGCGGCCCCCTGAAGTGCGTTAAGCTCGACCGGCCTCGCTTCGAGCGGGTCCTGGGCCCTTGCTCGGACATACTCAAACGCAACATCCAACAGTACAACAGCTTTGTGTCGCTGTCCGTCTGA
- the fam20a gene encoding pseudokinase FAM20A: protein MRRDRFLVAATLTALFSADLYFILLPKLWTFMQTPGHFCSCGSKNFSLSAPEGLGPPQLSNWTFTTPLDDTTTSQMADGSSKLEKLFAHPLYNIQIPPLAPEESLLQVEQLNEYYMKKVSHWERHLKLYKEVAVLSNITVKLQEMTYDPDASWLNFHLGINRYALYSRDDPAVLQLLKDMSNLTIVNADYTQDEKALKGACDCTQVVKPSGHHLKLALKLRNFAKAMFKPMRQQRDEETPDDFFYFVDFQRHNAEIAAFHLDRILDFRRVPPVAGRIVNVSGEVLQVTLNDDLRAVFFTSPANNTCFFAKCLYVCKTEYAVCGNPDLLEGSLAAYLPGLSIAPRLSIPNPWTRSYSFTGRQEWEVNPFFCDAIKQLHPYNSGNRLLNIIDMSIFDFLIGNMDRHHYEIFTKFGDEGFLLHLDNARGFGKHSKDEMSILAPLSQCCMIKRSTLLRLQLLAQSEFRLSDVMMESLKTDLLRPVLTKPHLLALDRRLQKVLRTVQRCVRRFGKEEVITSDFIKPTAETQTVTQKTEPR, encoded by the exons atgCGAAGAGATCGTTTCCTTGTGGCTGCAACCCTCACAGCTCTGTTCTCCGCTGATCTATATTTCATCCTCCTGCCAAAGCTGTGGACCTTCATGCAAACACCGGGACACTTTTGCTCATGCGGCTCCAAAAATTTCAGCCTTTCTGCACCTGAGGGTCTTGGCCCTCCACAGCTCTCCAACTGGACATTTACAACACCTCTGGATGATACAACTACATCCCAAATGGCTGATGGAAGCTCCAAGCTGGAGAAGCTGTTTGCTCATCCCCTTTATAACATTCAAATTCCACCGCTGGCGCCAGAAGAGAGCCTGCTGCAGGTCGAGCAGCTGAACGAATACTACATGAAGAAAGTGTCTCACTGGGAAAG ACATCTGAAACTCTACAAAGAGGTGGCAGTTTTATCGAACATCactgtgaagctgcaggaaaTGACCTATGACCCCGACGCCAGTTGGCTCAACTTTCACCTGGGAATAAACCGCTATGCTCTTTACTCGCGCGATGACCCCGCTGTCCTCCAGCTTCTCAAGGACATGAGCAACTTGACAATAGTCAATGCAG ATTACACTCAGGATGAAAAAGCCCTGAAAGGAGCTTGCGACTGCACACAAG TGGTGAAACCCAGCGGGCATCACCTGAAGCTGGCTCTGAAACTGCGTAACTTTGCCAAAGCCATGTTCAAACCAATGAG GCAGCAGAGAGATGAAGAGACGCCCGAcgacttcttttattttgtcgaCTTCCAGAGACACAACGCTGAGATCGCAGCTTTTCACCTGGACAG AATTCTAGATTTTAGGAGGGTCCCACCAGTCGCCGGCAGAATAGTCAACGTCTCAGGAGAAGTTCTCCAAGTGACCCTCAATGATGACCTACGAGCGGTTTTCTTCACCTCACCAG CAAACAACACGTGCTTCTTTGCAAAGTGCCTGTACGTTTGTAAGACCGAATATGCCGTGTGTGGGAACCCCGACCTGCTGGAGGGGTCGCTCGCCGCGTACCTGCCCGGCCTCAGCATCGCCCCCCGCCTCTCCATCCCCAACCCCTGGACGCGCTCCTACTCCTTCACTGGACGCCAGGA GTGGGAAGTGAATCCATTCTTCTGCGACGCAATAAAGCAGCTGCATCCTTATAACTCAGGCAACCGGCTCCTCAACATTATCGACATGTCCATCTTTGACTTTCTGATTG GCAACATGGACAGACACCACTATGAAATTTTTACCAAATTTGGAGATGAAGGTTTTCTTCTCCACTTGGACAATGCCAGAGG GTTTGGGAAGCACTCTAAGGATGAGATGTCCATCCTGGCTCCATTATCTCAGTGCTGCAT gataAAACGCTCCACGCTGCTCAGACTGCAGCTCCTGGCCCAATCTGAGTTCAGGTTGAGTGATGTGATGATGGAGTCCCTCAAGACAGATCTGTTACGGCCGGTTCTGACCAAGCCACACCTCCTGGCTCTGGACCGCAGGTTGCAGAAGGTTCTCCGAACGGTCCAGCGCTGCGTCCGGAGGTTCGGGAAGGAGGAAGTGATCACCAGTGACTTTATTAAACCCACAGCTGAGACTCAGACTGTGACACAGAAAACAGAGCCCAGGTAA